In Anopheles arabiensis isolate DONGOLA chromosome 2, AaraD3, whole genome shotgun sequence, the genomic window TCTCTTCTCCAGTTCCCCGGCGAAATGGTCATCTTTGCAGAGGCTGGAAAACCGACGGCATGTTTGCGCTGGCAAAGCGGGCGGGGggttccttccttccttctggGTGGGTGGTTGGTCCGGTCCGATCATGGGGGGTAGGaggaatgaaaaagaaaaaaacaacggatAAGCTAAGCGGTAAGAAGAGGGAAAGCGATTCGATAAAGCGTGTGCGGGCGCTGGCGCGCGCCACATTGCCAATCTCCCGTTACCGTTACAATCTAATTGTTATCGGTTTTGCCCTCCCGATGGAGCGGGTGGGTGGTGTACTGGAGGTGCTTTCGCAAAACGTCAACTTCCATCTCCATTCCTCCCTTATCCTTCAACGATCATCCAGCCTAGTGTTTTAGTCGGTGcaaaatctctctctctcttcttttctccctttacccccccccccctcttcgcGCACTGAGAAGCATCCATTGCGCAAATGCGCAAACGATGCCGAGACGCTCGTGCCGAGGTTTTGTTgaatttcacttttatttgGAAAGTATCGCCttgaattcatttatttatcttattttgcttttccaaGCGCACCGTTTTCCAGCGCATTCCAGCGCGGCGCAGTGTGTTGTAGTGTGtgctgcgcgcgcgcgctgggTCGCGTTCCAAACTgcccccctccctctccctTACCTAGCACCCCTTTCTCGATTACCCCTTCCCAAGCCCGTCATCTCGTTTGGCAAAGGCTGATTGGAGCCGGCATTTCTCCACCAACCGATTCACCAGCcatacgtgtatgtgtgtgtggctcttttttccctcttcttgCTGTGCTTCTTCGCTGTCGCTGACCATGTAATATCTACTTTACCGACACCGCCACTCAACTGTTACGTTATGCAGCTATCTTCGGCACCTTCGAtccacacactgacacacgcgcacacacacatggtgcGGGCACGTGAAAGTGATGAACCTGACGGACTCCCCCCATCCCCCCTCTTCCTTCCTTTACTCCTTTTCTTCTGCGAGACATTTTTCGCTGCCCCATGTGTGTAGAGCCCACCGGAgcgcgtatgtgtgcgtgtgtgtgcatttgggGAATGTGCCTCGGGGGCTTTCTTTTAGCCTCTGCAATGTCCACTCACCAGCACCCCCCGGAGGCCGCTATTGCGTCGCGCATTACTACGCCAGACACTGACCCACAAacgggaagggaaaggaaggggGTAAGCAAGCGAGAGGCGTACAGGGGGATGCATAACATTTGCGCAGTGATAAGCGCGTTGAGTGGTGGTCACTGCGGATCCTTTTAACTAAAGTGGAGCAACTTCAACGCCGGTGACCTGCGTGGTGGTAAAGGCGACGAACTTTACGACGGAGTTGGCTTAAGTCCCCCAAACAGGGCGACAACAACCGATTTGCAGAGCGAAATTGCTTAATTCATCGGTTGCAAATTTCGCTCTTTATCAAACCATGATAACAAACCCACTCTCGAGTCGGGTGAAAATGAATTCATTTATGGAATCGGCGTTCGTTAACATTGTGATCAAACAGACCGCAAAGACATATGAAAGCCGATTTTCTAAAACGCATAAAATATGCATTTGTTTGCTAGTGGACTTGTGCTGCGTCAACGTTGACGCGGAAACGGAACCTTCGTAAGTGCAGCAAATTAATCACTCTGCAAACCGAAAATTCCCAATTCACCTCACACCGCGGCTCGAGTGATCTGCCTTTTAAATGTACTTTCCCGTATTGGAGtcgtgcacacacatacacacacacaggtacacacacacatacgccggTCTCCGGTCGGTCTGGTCGGAAGCTAACGAGCCAAACTTTCCCACCCCATTCCAATACGCTCCTGGCATTCGTGCACCGTCCGTCTAGCCTGagcgagcgtgcgcgcgcacgCCCAAGTTGCATCTCGTTTAAAGTGCCATTTCACCAACACTCCCTGATTTCGAACCGTCTGTCtgtaataaacaaaacaacaaaaaaagagctaaCCCCTATTGCGCCATCGCTCGCTGTGCATTTCAATATTCGACACAAACCTCCCCTtgggcacacacaaacacacagacacagaaaacgttgaaaaaaagcacattccTTTCCCATTCAGCAAtagcatcaacaacagcaaccaaaacGACTGTAATCTGCATCCAATGATGCCGCTCGAACGTGAAATGCGATCGATTGAGCATTTCCTTTCCACCACGGGGCACGATTCGATGCCGTAATTATTCACTCCCGAGATGGGAATGTTGGGGAAGAGTGGAAGTGGGAAGCGCCCCCGTCATTTTGGAGTCCGTTCGGCGTTGTTCTCGGTCCCTCGGTTGGGTATTATTTCACTTTCTctatttttgctgctgtttgtgctgtttgtgGCGTTCCATTCACGCCACATGCTCGACCGTTACGGCGACCAAAGAATAAGACGAGCGTCAGATGCAGCTGTAATGGGCATTCGCGCATTACTCTCACCCACACTCTTGAGATTACGGACGGTTGAGTCAGTTCCCTCCCAAGGATCTGCAAGGACCACGTGATATTAACGGTTGTCTTTTCAAATGTTTGAATGGCTTTTTTACGTAACGCTATCTCTCCTTTGCTGGAAGAAGACTGACCGAACGTCTCCACGATCGATCACGATCACGTGTCATTTGGCATACATTAGGACCCACATTATCACTAATAACACTTAGACAAGCCACTACATTTGATTACTGaaataaaactataaaacaTACTTCTTTTTACGGCCaccaacaaccacacacacacatacacaacaaacTCGGTTTGGTTAGTTTTGGTTGTGAAGCAGAAACACTTGCTGCCTCTGTTCACTGTTTAACTGATGTACTATTAGATATACTAAGAAGTTTTCCGCCCAATATAGGTGTAGAGTATTTTTCACTGGTACAAAAATAACACTATTTTGTTTCGGGTAACACTGTTCGGGGTGTAGCTAtgggggtttcttttttgctttattagtTGACACTGTAAACTGTAGGAGTCGGAGATCCGTTCGAATGTGGCTGGATCGAATCCGGACCGGAATTCCTATTGCGTTTGTTTCGGGTTCGTCGCGTGCGTCACGTTCAGCGCTCAGATTGATACTGATTCGTAGTGCGCACCGGTCGGACCGACCCGACGGGATTTGTTTCGCCACCTCACCGGAGTGTCTTGTTTTCGGAGTGGGGAGCCATACCGTGGCTGCTACCTTTCCAGCTCCCTTCCACTACtgttccctctctctccctctccaaCGGCTGCGAAGGGAAATTAAAAGTCTCAAAAGTCGCAACGCGAAGATCCGAGATCGGCGCACCCGATCGTGCCGCTCTTCCTGCCTCCCGTGGCCGCGCGAAACCGGGCCGCAAAGATTGAATAACGTAATAGCGCGCTGGAAGTGCATCTTTGCGAGTCGAACGGGCCGGATTGCAGGAAGAAAGCGTGAGCGCAagcgaaagagcgagagagaggagagagcgATCCGCGTGATCGTGTGATCGTGTGGCACCCCAGCAACTCCAGCCTCCCAAATCAAGGGTGTGAGAGTGGGGAAAACGGGGtgaagagggggggggagggaagctGCTGCTTTGGTGCTTGTTGGCCCGAAACAGCCGTCCGCCGGGGCGGTGGAGAAAGCGCGTCCGCAGCGGACCCGCGGTGGAACGACGGATGAAAGCCTTCCCTGTTTCACACACATGCGCACCCGGCGGTTGCGGCCCGGTGGCATCGAGtggcgcgcgcgagcgcgaaAGAAAGTTGCCATTTCTGCCATCGAAAAGCCTTACCTTCTCCTCCTACCGTCCTTCCTCGCTCGAGGGGAAGggggcacacatacacgggcCAAACCGGAGGAGATTGTGTTGAAAGTAAAGCGCACAACAAACTGCCATTTCCGATCCGGCCTATCGGTCGGTGTGCTCTATTGCTCTTTCGACATCTTGTGCGcggtgcctgtgtgtgtgtcttccgCACGACCACTGGTCCGTGGTTCCGTCCACTTCCGCCGGCGGCCCACAAACCGATCGGTGGCCGCTCTGCACACCTGATCGAATTATGCAACGTTACGCCATTGTAATGCAAAAGGCGCATCGTGTTCATTCGATGACGATTGATGGGCCCCCGTTTACCCTCCCCGCTTTCTGGGCAGCGAAGAAAGCTATGCCCAGTCCGAACGGATGATAACGGCCTGCGCACACGGTTTTGCCACTGCATTGGGTAATGTAATATCATTTACGCGTTTGCTGCTCAAACAACCCGAAAGCAGGTTTCATAATGATTGGAATGTTTCGAACGCGGCACCGGTACCGGAAGCGGCACGCGCGCTCATCtgtcccccccctcccctatCGCCCTCCATTAGCGAGAAGTTGCGCGTGTGATGAGGGGAAAACAGCCGAAAAATCACACTTCCTAATCGGGGACACTCAGGTGGCATCCACCGGCAGACAGGCAGACAGAGGCAGCAGTAGTAGAAGATAAGTAGTTTCCATATTTGTTCGCGCGCTTGGCCTTAATGTATAAATCATTTCGACTGCTTTAGGGCGAGCTAAAGCCGAGATTTCACGCAGTAATTATGGGTGAGATGAGCCAAGAAAAATggacccccctccccccatttcGGAATGGGTGAATGTTATAAATTTTCTTGAAAAACTGCTTCCCTAAACGAACAGGGGCCGGGGTGGATTGTTATCGATTAACAAATgtgtaattaattatttattgcttCTTGTTGTGGTGCTGATGATGGATGTTTTGAATAATTACACGGATGCACTTCCGCACCCTACAATCTTCCTCATTTTGCAGCGCCTACTACTTTGTGACAGCTGTCAGTTaaaatggggttttttttggaaacATAAACGGAAACGCATTTATATCGTAAACATACAAATTTCCTCAGATAAAACcaacaatgctgcagctgtTAATGCATCTTCAGCAGccacaagcaaacacacacgcacacacaggcaaGCATTGTAGCTTAACAAATTACATACAgataaacaattattttctCCATCCATCGCGTTTTATTGCGCCGCGGGCTGCACACTGTATAACCACCCGGTGGGGCCGAAGATGCACTTTATCGACTTTCGCTTTGTTAAAACGATGACCCCTTGCTGTCCTCCCTGCTCGCTCCGGGGCCTTCTCCTTCCTTCGTGTTGGGTGGTGGGCCTTTGTTTTACCACGTCTTCGCAGCCGCGTCCTCAAGTGTCCTGGTCGCAGGTGCGCTGCAGCCGATCGCAATCACCGTCCCGTATGAGGCGGAACGTTTCGTCCAGCCCGAGCCCGTCCGCCGCCTGCCATTCCGATGGGGAGGTCCTGGAGGAAAGGTGTCGGACAGTGAAAGTGATGATGCATGCGATGagcctccctccccccccccccccaacaacCCCGACTTCTTCCAATGGAACGTGAGAGAACAACTACACTTACTCGCTGACAATCTTCCACAGCGTCTTGTGCAGTGCGTCCGTGCCCATGCCGGACATTCCTTGGCGGGCGAGCTGGCAGAGCAGCTTCCAGTCGCATCCCTGCAGCCTTGCAGCTGTGCTGTCACTTAGGCGGTTCGTGCCCTTGCCGTCGTCATTGTCGTGCGCTGGCGTTTCGCGCTGCTCGAGCGCGTTCAGCTTGCGCAGCAGCCGGACCAGCGCCTCCGGATCCGCACCGAGACCGCGCTGGGCTAGCAGAAACCGTGGCACATCCTGTCCGAGGCTGCGCTGACGCGTTGGCGTGCTGGACAGAGCGCTACCACCGACCGGGGTCGGCGTTTGCAGCTGGATGGGAGGTCTAGAcaggcggggggggggggagagaaatATTGGTGAAATAGTTTGCATCTACCAAGCAAATTTTCAGCCATTGGTAAACTTTTTGCgtgttttgtattaaaaacaCTTATTGGTAAGGTTAGTCTCTTGTTGCCAGAGTCTCTCGAGCATTTTTGTCAAACATCGGATGCTGCGTTGAATGTAGCTGCCCTTCGATCCGTAATCAATCTCCCACCGTATCTTCAGCGACAACCTACGTGGCCTACTACGCTTGGACAGGCAGCATCAGCACAACAGCTAACCGCTTCAGCTTCCTTTGCCCTGACCGCCACACGCGGGCCACAAATTGCGATTAGCCACACGTGGGATCGTGGGATCGCAGCTCCAACTGGGACCCTCCAACAGGTGGCAGTCTCCACGCGCCATTGCATCGAAGCGCATCGTCGTCACGCCGCGCGGTGGCCGTACGCGCTCGCGCACCACTCTAACCGCGGTTCATTCATCTTTCATAACTGATGTAACATGCCAAAGGCGGACAGGGCACGCAGACGAagaaaccaccaccacgaccggGCAGTGTGTGAGgtaaaacgagaaaaaaggcGAAAAATCTTGAAACCTTTCTCCCCGTTCCTCTCTCGGGCCAGtgatgcagaaaaaaaacgcccccCTTCCgaacggaaggaaggaaggaagagaaatgtggagtagcaacaacatcagcaacaacaacggcagcagcagcaagcacgcAGCACGCAGCACTTTGGAAACACGTTTTCACTTTCGTCGAACTAAGAGCCCCCACCACCCCTAACTAGCCCGCGGCATCAAAAGACGCGCTGTCGCGCGCGGAGACCCACACCGGCAACGTGTGTACTacagcgtgcgtgtgtgtggacgTCTTAAAGTAGGCTGCTGCGATGGCTTCTAGCACTGCACGGCTCGCTTCTTCGCCTCGTTTTGGCTTCGTCGTTGCtgcattgttgttgtgttcacAATTTTCACCTTTCTTCTTTCACGCAGCAATGCAGCTACATAATCTCGTTTTCGGTTTATTCGCCAACgcgcgcccgtgtgtgtgtgtgtgtgtgtacgcagCTCATTTGGTGCTCTGGTCGCGGGAGGGAAATTACGCCACGAAAGTTGGCGAAAATTGGCTTGGAGCCCATTTTTCGTTGCACGCCAAAAATAATAGTACAGCGGGGATGGAGGGAGAGAGGGCGCTCCCAACGGAACAAGACAATGGTTTGTGGCGGGGGTTTCATTCTCTCCTTCCCCAACCCTGATCCCTGACTCTGACAATTACGACATTGGAACCGGCCGTGGTTCAAAAGTTTAAAGCCCCCCGAACCCGCGCTCACTTACTGCGTGGCATTCGGGTTGATGTAAACGACCTGTGGCGTGAGCGCCGATATTAGCAACCCGATCGGAATGGCTGCACTCAGAACATGTATGATTTTCTTCCACGGTGAAACACtgcgaagagagagagagagagagagagagagagagaaacagcgAGTAATTAGTGTGGCATTTGCACAATCGGCACAAAAACAATGCGACAGGTTACTAAGCGTTTACCCTTTGAGATGTGCATCCTCCTTGCCCGCCAGCTTAACGTCGGTCGTGCCTCCGATTCCACCGGCAGCTTCATTAATTTCCGTCCCAGCAGCACTTCCACCGGTACTGctgccaccaccaacaccgccaCCTGCACTACTATGGTTGGCTATTAGCACCGGTTCAATGCTGAAGGTACCCTCTAGCGGGGACCGATCGAAGCTGTACGGATGACTTTTCACCGTAGTCGGTACGGGATACGCGAGCTGAGGGCGCCCGAAATGCTGCTCCTCGAACGAACCGAGCGGCGACGAGAACGGGGTCTCTGCTGGACGTGGACGTTCCGCTTTGGCCGCTTGCGCTGATTCcgtctcctcctcctcctcctccggtATCCACTTCCACTTGCCCTTGGGCGTGGGGAAGTGTGGCGTTGGATCCTGCGGGAACTTTATCTGCACCGTGGGCTGATGGCGCTGATGGGTCTGAGGAGTGGTCCAACCATACTTATGCTGCCACCTTCCCGACTCTTCCGATGAGCCACCACCCCCACCGGGAGCCGCTTTAGCGTACGTCCCGTGCCCGGATAGGCCAATCCCACCGGCATACCAGCGTGAGTCAGCGTCGGAATGTCCGGTCGGGTAGGGTGCATCCACTGTGCCCGCTGCGGGACTGCCCGGTGCCGAGGTGTCTTCATTGAAAAACGGCACCACCTCGGGCGATGGGACGAACTCCTTGGTAAACTGTCCTTTGGAGGAGctgggaagaaagaaaaaagaaagtcaGGGCGTAAGGGACGCAAATCTAGATCTGCCGTAATGGCTGGCGCGATGGTGATGCCATTTATGTGCGACCTACCTGCCAGTGACATTTCGGCGCGGTGCTGCACTTGCGTAAAGCTGTCGCTTCCGGTAGCTCGAGATCTGGTGCTGCACTGTACGATCGTTCACGATCGACGAGGTGCCCCGCGCTGGATACAAACGACCGTTGCTGCGTCGGCGAAGCGGTTAAGAAAGAGGAGagaaacacaaacaagcacacaaaaaagttatACATTTTTGCATCAATGCGGCACGGGTCGTGGCAACAGTTTTGCATTCCAGCACGCAACAGTTTTGACTGTGAAGATCCAGGCTTGGATatggaaataaaattgcaGCCCCTTACGACTTGATGACCGTCCAGGCTTTAAGGAAAGTGTTACGAAAACCCCCCTGCACTGTGCTAGTTGTGGGTCGTTTGAGTCGTCCAGCTGGTCAAAACTTCACCTCATGGCTGGCGATAATAGCTTGAGCCTTTTTTAAGTTATGTGTCACAAATTAGTTAGCTTAGCTGGACGAACCGGCATTAAAAGAGATCCTAAAGACATAATCATGCTTCATGCAAACCGTCGTACCGGCTACTGGCTGTCCAAACGAACGGCCAAACAGCCAGGCCGCAATACGGCACTGCCCGCACGTCGACGCACCCTCCGCGGCTCCGAGCTGCGATAACAGTGAAAGTGTATCACTTTCTTTACGGCTTGATGATGTCTTTCTTCGGGCCGTGCGCTGCTGTGTACCTGCCTTGCGCACCGCGACACTCGTCCCCTCGCTCCATCGCCAAAAGCCACGTACAACACACGCACTGGTACACGCAATCCATTTAACACCGGCCGGTTGTGGTTTGGTGGATCTTCCGCGATCATGCAGTGAATTGTCTTTCCCCTTGTACCGCCCCTTTCTCTACCGCTTTGTAAGGTGGTGGTCAGTGAGTGTAATTTACCACAACTTCGATTGCCTGTTCGGTCATCCGTTTCGCAACATGTGCACGAATCGATCACGTGTTTGgtttcttctgctgctttttttgttttgttttgttttgtttgtttggcgaTCTTCCAAGACGATCACAGCAATATTGTCCAGTATAGGGTTGTGCTTCGGGAAtatttcgcaaaaaaaaacatatatctTTAAAGATTCATATCTTACATACAtcttcaaggacattcaag contains:
- the LOC120895206 gene encoding uncharacterized protein LOC120895206, producing the protein MTHSVLSLPVASVLLVCACLFVPFVRTIEVHEDVNEGPTIGAHLRAVNASIPHTNATAGPPVVERNVNDLPPPSAPPLLHRPREQIATANASPTASEPSAGEQPALVANNFTAFPSNHKQHSGASTVHGQTSSPLTTEVAAIAGITSVLSPATPTPPVAAAVGGLSSFRAANGRLYPARGTSSIVNDRTVQHQISSYRKRQLYASAAPRRNVTGSSSKGQFTKEFVPSPEVVPFFNEDTSAPGSPAAGTVDAPYPTGHSDADSRWYAGGIGLSGHGTYAKAAPGGGGGSSEESGRWQHKYGWTTPQTHQRHQPTVQIKFPQDPTPHFPTPKGKWKWIPEEEEEETESAQAAKAERPRPAETPFSSPLGSFEEQHFGRPQLAYPVPTTVKSHPYSFDRSPLEGTFSIEPVLIANHSSAGGGVGGGSSTGGSAAGTEINEAAGGIGGTTDVKLAGKEDAHLKGVSPWKKIIHVLSAAIPIGLLISALTPQVVYINPNATQPPIQLQTPTPVGGSALSSTPTRQRSLGQDVPRFLLAQRGLGADPEALVRLLRKLNALEQRETPAHDNDDGKGTNRLSDSTAARLQGCDWKLLCQLARQGMSGMGTDALHKTLWKIVSETSPSEWQAADGLGLDETFRLIRDGDCDRLQRTCDQDT